Genomic window (Candidatus Parvarchaeota archaeon):
GCTCGACCTTAAAATCCTCATCAGAAGCGTGGCAGTTGTCTTTCGCGCCGATGGCTGCTAAAGCTTTTTTGACACGATTAGGGTTTTGCATTATGGTGTTTCAGCTATTTAACCGACTCCTGCCATGCCACGAGGTAAAAACACCAATGTTTACTTGAGCTGTAAGAACAAGAAGGGCACTGGTTCTTCTGGCAAAACAGCCAAGAACGACGAGATCTGCAACATGCAGAATTACAAAATCCGTATCAACAAAAAAACCCGCAACAAGCTGGAGATTGAAAAATTCTGCAGCACATGCAACGCCAAAACTCCGCATGTGAGCGGCAGTGAAATCAAGCACAGTTCCTAGCCTTCTGCATGCCCAAGGAAAACGGGCCGCGATAGCTCAGTTGGTAGAGCGCATCCATGGTAAGGATGAGGTCCCGGGTTCGATTCCCGGTCGTGGCTCCAG
Coding sequences:
- a CDS encoding 50S ribosomal protein L33 — its product is MPRGKNTNVYLSCKNKKGTGSSGKTAKNDEICNMQNYKIRINKKTRNKLEIEKFCSTCNAKTPHVSGSEIKHSS